The Lysobacter capsici genome has a segment encoding these proteins:
- a CDS encoding pilus assembly protein yields MAAVLIGMLAALSATPAVSEVPIQSRPLALGNDVPNNLVLVPSVEYPTVNAKANFTMVGGADVYNASITYVGYFDSAKCYKYNFATNEKDRFFEPIGVTANHQCSGALKQWSGNFLNWAVTQTIDPFRKALTGGYRVRDTATQVWLEKARHDNNDYGKDFFPDVGIPASEIQSVFPASAEWPLRMKVRNLGNKMRFTRDGSGDVDGNAVSYNPATHALSGKAGSAADKTVYEVSVRVAVCVNSGAVKPEANCKQYGNTWKPEGLIQKYNDKLRFSIFGYLNDSSPDRDGGVLRARQKYVGPYSYDPVAGPKDNPNKEWDPITGIQLGTYNNPDPVDATATNTRNNTSVVVNSGVINYLNKFAQTTTNDAKGADNVSELYYAAVRYFRGQDNVPEYTTIPAGQAAKQTDLFPVITDWVNPVQYQCQRNVAVGIGDTYTHLDRNLPGSTKKDSAPAMPPKVAADTMVNVETALGNLFRLEGIDKSLADKFNPGGNVNSGFIAGLAYYSHTKDMQPNMPGMQTLSTYWVDVLPFKVVVRREDNQYYLATKYGGFDVPAGFDPDTRVDPLPDALWTDGDKVGLANQVNEKRPRNFYVAYQAEQMVSGLTRAFESAGADRRGAAAGLGTNGATLEQGATIYSPTYFNDWHGDLTSYRIDPVTKANIPVWTAGAVVPAPAARKIFANSDGYREFRYDLLSAADKTNLGSGSFSGATAADVVDYLRGVRTKEVSNGGPLRNRGGVLGDFVNSSPVYVGKPSPNQYSYATFTGGGKAYNDFAAAKATRTPLVYVGGNDGMLHAFNAATGVEAYAFVPAAALSIPGGLTGYATPGYPHRYFVDGELTVADVYLDGAWKTVLVGTMGRGGKGVFALDITDPGDIKFLWEKYGTQVPSLGNNLGKPVIAQTANGVWRVLLGNGPNSADGKSQLVTLDVGTGAVSAIDTGVGSDNGLSGVRTWDSNADGFIDSAYAGDFKGNLWKFSNIGTGTASAAVLFRATDSGGNAQAITATPLVGRKPDSLETWVFFGTGRFLGGADLSDKSVQTWYGIRDTGTLVTAANLATRTIEYEGPLKDKDGKDVEVRVISASKEGDMTGKLGWKLDLVTPAGTAMGERMVVPNLFDGNRLLGISRIPNNSDPCNVGGNGWLMEIDPFTGGRIDSGIFDINGDGVIDNKDAVAGTGDNPSRYPSGKRTDGSLNPVVIIPGKNGNLIEGSNQDDKIEGVPTPVTGLGAKRVAWREILRDG; encoded by the coding sequence ATGGCCGCCGTCCTCATTGGCATGTTGGCCGCGCTGAGCGCGACGCCGGCGGTGTCGGAGGTGCCGATCCAGTCCAGGCCGTTGGCGCTGGGTAACGACGTGCCCAACAATCTTGTATTGGTGCCCTCGGTCGAGTATCCCACTGTCAACGCCAAGGCCAACTTCACCATGGTCGGTGGCGCAGACGTTTACAATGCGAGCATCACGTATGTGGGTTATTTCGATTCCGCCAAGTGTTACAAATACAATTTCGCTACCAACGAGAAAGATCGATTTTTCGAACCGATTGGGGTAACCGCTAATCACCAGTGCTCCGGGGCGCTAAAGCAGTGGAGCGGAAACTTCCTGAACTGGGCCGTTACTCAGACCATCGACCCGTTCCGTAAGGCGCTGACAGGTGGCTATCGCGTTCGCGACACTGCCACCCAGGTCTGGCTTGAAAAGGCGAGGCACGACAATAACGACTACGGCAAGGATTTCTTCCCGGATGTGGGGATTCCAGCATCCGAGATTCAAAGCGTGTTTCCTGCCAGCGCTGAATGGCCGTTGCGCATGAAGGTGCGTAACCTGGGCAACAAGATGCGCTTCACGCGGGATGGTTCCGGCGACGTCGACGGCAATGCGGTTTCTTATAATCCCGCCACGCACGCTCTCAGCGGCAAAGCCGGTTCAGCCGCCGACAAGACGGTGTATGAGGTAAGCGTGCGGGTCGCTGTCTGCGTCAATTCGGGTGCGGTAAAGCCCGAGGCGAATTGCAAGCAATATGGGAACACGTGGAAGCCGGAAGGCCTAATTCAGAAATATAACGACAAATTGCGTTTCAGCATATTCGGTTATTTGAACGACTCCAGTCCAGATCGCGACGGCGGCGTCCTTCGGGCCAGGCAGAAGTACGTTGGGCCGTATAGCTACGATCCCGTGGCGGGGCCGAAAGACAACCCCAATAAAGAGTGGGATCCCATCACCGGTATACAGCTTGGCACTTATAATAACCCGGATCCGGTTGACGCAACGGCGACCAATACTCGTAACAACACCAGCGTCGTAGTCAATAGCGGTGTTATCAATTATCTCAACAAGTTCGCGCAGACCACCACCAACGACGCCAAGGGGGCGGATAACGTCAGCGAGCTTTACTATGCGGCGGTGCGGTACTTCAGGGGGCAGGACAATGTTCCCGAATACACCACTATCCCGGCCGGGCAGGCGGCCAAACAGACCGACCTGTTTCCGGTGATCACCGACTGGGTCAATCCGGTCCAGTATCAGTGCCAGCGCAACGTGGCGGTCGGCATCGGCGATACCTATACCCATCTGGATAGAAATCTGCCTGGGTCGACGAAGAAGGATTCGGCTCCGGCCATGCCGCCGAAGGTGGCGGCGGATACGATGGTCAACGTCGAGACCGCGCTAGGGAATTTGTTTCGGTTGGAAGGTATTGATAAATCGCTTGCCGACAAGTTCAATCCCGGTGGCAACGTCAATTCAGGTTTCATAGCCGGACTCGCGTATTACTCCCACACCAAGGACATGCAGCCGAACATGCCCGGAATGCAGACCTTAAGTACCTATTGGGTCGATGTTCTTCCTTTTAAGGTGGTGGTGAGGCGCGAAGATAATCAGTACTACCTCGCGACGAAATACGGCGGCTTCGATGTGCCGGCGGGATTTGATCCGGATACGCGCGTCGATCCACTCCCGGATGCTCTGTGGACGGATGGCGACAAGGTCGGGCTCGCCAATCAGGTGAATGAGAAGCGTCCGCGTAATTTCTACGTTGCCTATCAGGCCGAACAGATGGTGTCCGGTCTGACCCGAGCCTTTGAAAGCGCCGGCGCCGATCGCCGCGGCGCGGCCGCGGGTCTCGGCACCAATGGCGCGACCTTGGAGCAGGGTGCGACGATCTATTCGCCGACCTACTTCAATGACTGGCACGGCGATCTGACGTCGTACCGTATCGACCCGGTGACCAAGGCGAACATCCCGGTCTGGACGGCAGGAGCGGTCGTACCTGCGCCGGCTGCCCGGAAGATATTCGCCAACAGCGACGGCTATCGGGAATTCCGGTACGACCTGTTGTCGGCTGCCGACAAGACCAACCTCGGGAGCGGTAGCTTCTCGGGTGCGACCGCGGCCGACGTTGTGGATTACCTGCGCGGAGTACGAACCAAGGAAGTCTCCAATGGCGGCCCCTTGCGCAATCGCGGTGGCGTGCTGGGCGATTTCGTCAATTCGTCGCCGGTCTATGTCGGCAAGCCCTCGCCGAATCAGTACAGCTACGCGACCTTTACCGGCGGTGGCAAGGCGTATAACGACTTCGCCGCTGCCAAGGCAACGCGCACGCCGCTGGTTTATGTCGGCGGCAATGACGGCATGTTGCACGCATTCAATGCGGCCACGGGCGTGGAGGCGTATGCCTTCGTGCCCGCCGCGGCCCTCAGTATCCCGGGTGGCCTGACCGGGTACGCGACGCCCGGCTATCCGCATCGCTATTTCGTGGACGGTGAGCTCACGGTAGCCGACGTCTACCTGGACGGCGCCTGGAAGACCGTGCTGGTAGGGACCATGGGGCGCGGCGGCAAGGGGGTTTTCGCGCTCGACATCACCGATCCGGGCGACATTAAATTCCTTTGGGAAAAGTACGGAACGCAGGTTCCGAGCCTTGGCAACAACTTGGGCAAGCCGGTGATCGCGCAGACGGCCAATGGCGTGTGGCGGGTCCTGCTGGGCAACGGTCCCAATAGCGCGGACGGAAAGTCGCAGTTGGTGACCTTGGATGTAGGTACGGGCGCCGTGAGCGCGATTGATACCGGGGTCGGTTCCGACAATGGATTGTCGGGTGTGCGGACCTGGGATTCCAACGCAGACGGCTTCATCGACAGTGCTTATGCCGGTGACTTCAAGGGCAATTTGTGGAAGTTCAGCAATATCGGCACTGGAACCGCCAGCGCGGCTGTCCTTTTCCGCGCGACGGATTCGGGCGGGAACGCACAGGCAATCACCGCCACTCCGTTGGTCGGCCGCAAGCCGGACTCCTTGGAAACATGGGTGTTTTTCGGCACCGGGCGGTTTCTGGGTGGCGCCGACCTCAGCGACAAGTCGGTTCAGACCTGGTACGGCATCAGGGATACCGGAACCTTGGTGACCGCCGCGAACCTCGCTACTCGCACGATCGAGTACGAGGGGCCGCTCAAGGATAAAGATGGCAAGGATGTTGAAGTCCGCGTGATATCGGCTTCGAAGGAAGGCGATATGACCGGAAAGTTGGGCTGGAAGCTCGACCTGGTCACGCCCGCCGGTACCGCGATGGGTGAGCGGATGGTGGTTCCCAACCTGTTCGATGGCAACCGCCTGCTGGGCATCAGTCGGATTCCGAACAATAGCGATCCGTGCAACGTCGGCGGCAATGGTTGGTTGATGGAAATCGATCCGTTCACCGGCGGACGCATCGACTCCGGCATCTTCGACATCAACGGCGACGGAGTAATCGACAACAAGGATGCCGTGGCGGGCACGGGGGACAATCCTTCCAGGTATCCGTCCGGAAAGCGTACCGACGGCTCGTTGAATCCGGTCGTCATCATTCCCGGCAAGAACGGCAACTTGATCGAGGGCTCCAACCAAGACGACAAGATCGAAGGTGTGCCGACACCGGTCACTGGATTGGGCGCCAAGCGGGTCGCGTGGCGAGAAATCCTGCGGGACGGATAG
- a CDS encoding type IV pilin protein, with protein sequence MKLSSFRGTAVSNRKCSGFTLIELMIVVAIVAILAGLAYSSYQAQVIKSRRATATACLMGQVQYMERYYTTRFTYTGATVPAGGCVTELNGFYTFGSVIAATSYTLTATPAGAQASGDGKCMTMSINDKGVKAKSGTATNVLDCW encoded by the coding sequence ATGAAGTTGTCGTCTTTCAGGGGAACTGCTGTGTCAAATCGTAAATGCTCGGGTTTTACGCTCATCGAGTTGATGATCGTCGTTGCCATAGTGGCGATTCTCGCAGGGCTCGCTTACTCGTCCTATCAGGCCCAAGTGATCAAGTCGCGCCGTGCCACCGCCACGGCGTGCCTGATGGGGCAGGTGCAGTACATGGAGCGGTATTACACGACCAGGTTCACCTACACCGGCGCGACGGTGCCGGCCGGTGGCTGCGTCACCGAGCTCAACGGCTTCTACACGTTTGGCAGCGTCATCGCCGCGACGTCTTACACCTTGACCGCGACCCCGGCCGGGGCGCAGGCCAGTGGCGATGGAAAATGCATGACGATGTCGATCAACGACAAGGGGGTTAAGGCCAAGTCCGGAACAGCAACGAATGTGCTCGATTGCTGGTGA
- the ybeY gene encoding rRNA maturation RNase YbeY, whose amino-acid sequence MTQGPVRLDVAVSYALPRKGLPAANSFRKWVAAALKGRIREADLAIRIVGTKEGRSLNRHYRDRDYATNVLSFPADLPEGLPKGVKLPLLGDLVICAPVVVREAREQKKPLNDHYAHLTVHGTLHLLGWDHEDEREAECMEQLEREILASLGIADPYLEE is encoded by the coding sequence ATGACCCAAGGTCCCGTCCGTCTCGATGTCGCCGTCAGCTACGCCCTGCCGCGCAAGGGCCTGCCGGCGGCGAACAGTTTCCGCAAGTGGGTCGCCGCCGCGTTGAAAGGCCGCATCCGCGAAGCCGACCTGGCGATCCGCATCGTCGGCACCAAGGAAGGCCGTTCGCTCAACCGCCACTACCGCGACCGCGACTACGCCACCAATGTGCTGAGCTTCCCCGCCGACCTGCCCGAAGGCCTGCCGAAGGGCGTCAAGCTGCCGTTGCTCGGCGACCTGGTGATCTGCGCGCCGGTGGTCGTGCGCGAAGCGCGCGAGCAGAAAAAGCCGCTCAACGATCACTACGCGCACCTGACCGTGCACGGCACCCTGCACCTGCTCGGCTGGGATCACGAGGACGAGCGCGAAGCTGAGTGCATGGAGCAACTGGAGCGCGAGATCCTGGCTTCGCTGGGGATCGCGGATCCTTATCTGGAAGAGTGA
- a CDS encoding PhoH family protein has translation MSARTVSEFTLDPADSERLANLSGPFDAHLRMIELRLGVEIANRGNIFRIDGPERVVGEAEKLLRRLWKDAAEETLDESAIHLALTETGAEQLVAQDIEPQEVAIRVKRGTIRGRGVNQAKYLHAIATHDINFGIGPAGTGKTFLAVASAVEALNESRVQRLILVRPAVEAGEKLGFLPGDLTQKVDPYLRPLYDALYEMLGVEKVVKLLERNVIEIAPLAYMRGRTLNDAYVILDEAQNTTIEQMKMFLTRIGYGSTAVVTGDMTQGDLPKHIKSGLKDALEVLRNVNGISFTFFEAKDVVRHPLVARIVSAYDARDAKDAQTGPAA, from the coding sequence ATGTCTGCCCGAACCGTTTCCGAATTCACTCTCGATCCCGCCGACAGCGAACGCCTGGCCAACCTCAGCGGACCGTTCGACGCGCATCTGCGCATGATCGAACTGCGCCTGGGCGTGGAAATCGCCAATCGCGGCAACATATTCCGCATCGACGGCCCCGAGCGCGTGGTCGGCGAGGCCGAGAAGCTGCTGCGCCGGCTGTGGAAGGACGCCGCCGAGGAAACCCTCGACGAAAGCGCGATCCATCTGGCCCTGACCGAAACCGGCGCCGAGCAACTGGTGGCGCAGGACATCGAGCCGCAGGAGGTCGCGATCCGGGTCAAGCGCGGCACCATCCGCGGCCGCGGCGTCAATCAGGCCAAGTACCTGCATGCGATCGCCACCCACGACATCAACTTCGGCATCGGCCCGGCCGGTACCGGCAAGACCTTTCTCGCCGTCGCCAGCGCGGTCGAAGCGCTCAACGAATCGCGGGTGCAGCGCCTGATCCTGGTGCGCCCCGCGGTCGAGGCCGGCGAAAAGCTCGGCTTCCTGCCGGGCGACCTCACCCAGAAAGTCGACCCCTACCTGCGCCCGCTGTACGACGCGCTGTACGAGATGCTCGGGGTCGAGAAGGTGGTCAAGCTGCTGGAACGCAACGTCATCGAGATCGCGCCGCTGGCCTACATGCGCGGGCGCACGCTCAACGATGCCTATGTGATCCTCGACGAAGCGCAGAACACCACCATCGAACAGATGAAGATGTTCCTGACCCGCATCGGCTACGGCAGCACCGCGGTCGTCACCGGCGACATGACTCAGGGCGACCTGCCCAAGCACATCAAGTCGGGATTGAAAGACGCCCTCGAGGTGTTGCGCAACGTCAACGGAATCAGCTTCACCTTCTTCGAAGCCAAGGACGTGGTCCGCCATCCGCTGGTCGCACGCATCGTGAGCGCCTACGACGCGCGCGATGCGAAGGACGCGCAGACCGGGCCGGCCGCCTGA
- a CDS encoding phosphatase PAP2 family protein: MLATDVRTRAAAGIDTVALSRRIAIVLIAMAINTALYLGINAYPLSEPRLLPYTALDHALGRPAWTIWPYWLLLLAGPALVLAIRERRYLLATLHAYVVAIGLDAAIWLLWPTRIARPPVPQGLDPLTEAAWRCLHALDGVNNCFPSGHITIPVVAAAGFAAQYPRLRPWAWSALVVLTPSVITTGQHYVWDIAGGLATATLGLLLAGRPLWRTGCS; encoded by the coding sequence ATGCTCGCCACCGATGTCCGCACCCGCGCCGCCGCCGGCATCGACACGGTCGCGCTGTCGCGTCGCATCGCCATCGTGCTGATCGCGATGGCGATCAACACCGCGCTTTACCTGGGCATCAACGCCTATCCGCTGAGCGAACCGCGGCTGTTGCCGTACACCGCGCTCGACCACGCGCTGGGCCGGCCGGCGTGGACGATCTGGCCGTACTGGCTGTTGCTGCTGGCCGGCCCGGCGCTGGTCCTGGCGATTCGCGAGCGCCGCTATCTGCTGGCGACGCTACACGCCTACGTCGTCGCGATCGGGCTCGACGCCGCGATATGGCTGCTGTGGCCGACCCGAATCGCGCGTCCGCCGGTGCCGCAGGGGCTGGACCCGCTGACCGAAGCCGCCTGGCGTTGCCTGCACGCGCTCGACGGGGTCAACAACTGCTTTCCGTCGGGCCACATCACCATCCCCGTGGTGGCCGCGGCCGGGTTCGCCGCGCAGTATCCGCGGCTGCGGCCCTGGGCCTGGTCGGCGCTCGTCGTGCTGACGCCCAGCGTGATCACCACCGGCCAGCATTATGTCTGGGACATCGCCGGCGGCCTGGCGACTGCGACGCTCGGCCTCTTGCTCGCGGGCAGGCCGCTGTGGCGAACTGGGTGCTCCTGA
- a CDS encoding 3-oxoacyl-[acyl-carrier-protein] synthase III C-terminal domain-containing protein, with amino-acid sequence MDTDSKDTARARADQEHGAQRRRVLAHGPGPDLDWRVRIAGLGRYLPQRRVASAEIEQRVGLPAGWALHNSGVAFRHWAQPEHERASWMGAQAARMACEQAGIAVGDVDLIVNASGSAERAIPDGGPLLQRELGLGRSGIPALSVHATCLSFVAALELAAERIHHGRIERALIVSSEIASVGLDFDSPEVCTLFGDGAAAAVLERAPDDSPSRIHRIAWRTMGEGVEITTLRGGGSWRPPLGPLTTPADAVFSMQGQAALRSGIRLVPYVMRQLGLDDRAARDGLRWVAAHQASRAALDVIAQIGFEHARMVNTLEHTGNCIAASIPLALEQGVREGTIRRGEPGVLLGTGAGLSGVGLTMTY; translated from the coding sequence ATGGATACCGACTCGAAGGACACGGCGCGCGCGCGCGCCGATCAAGAACACGGCGCGCAGCGCAGACGCGTCTTGGCGCATGGCCCGGGCCCCGACCTGGATTGGCGCGTGCGCATCGCCGGCCTGGGCCGTTATCTGCCGCAGCGCCGCGTCGCCAGCGCCGAGATCGAGCAGCGCGTCGGCCTGCCCGCGGGCTGGGCGCTGCACAACAGCGGCGTCGCGTTTCGCCATTGGGCGCAGCCCGAACACGAGCGCGCCAGCTGGATGGGCGCGCAGGCCGCGCGCATGGCCTGCGAGCAAGCCGGCATCGCGGTCGGCGACGTGGATCTGATCGTTAATGCTTCAGGTTCCGCCGAACGCGCGATTCCCGACGGCGGGCCGCTGCTGCAACGCGAGCTCGGCCTCGGCCGTTCCGGCATTCCCGCCTTGTCGGTGCATGCGACCTGCCTGAGTTTCGTCGCCGCGCTGGAACTGGCGGCCGAACGCATCCATCACGGCCGGATCGAGCGCGCGTTGATCGTCAGCAGCGAAATCGCCTCGGTCGGCCTGGATTTCGACAGCCCCGAGGTCTGCACCCTGTTCGGCGACGGCGCGGCCGCGGCGGTGCTCGAACGCGCGCCCGACGACAGCCCCAGCCGCATCCACCGCATCGCCTGGCGCACGATGGGCGAGGGCGTGGAAATCACCACCCTGCGCGGCGGCGGCAGTTGGCGTCCGCCGTTGGGACCGCTGACCACTCCGGCCGACGCGGTGTTCTCGATGCAGGGACAGGCCGCGCTGCGTAGCGGCATCCGCCTGGTCCCGTACGTGATGCGCCAACTCGGCCTGGACGATCGCGCCGCGCGCGATGGCTTGCGCTGGGTCGCCGCGCATCAGGCCAGCCGCGCCGCGCTCGATGTGATCGCGCAGATCGGTTTCGAACACGCGCGCATGGTCAATACGCTCGAACACACCGGCAATTGCATCGCCGCGTCGATTCCGTTGGCGCTGGAGCAGGGCGTGCGCGAAGGCACGATCCGCCGCGGCGAACCCGGGGTCTTGCTCGGCACCGGCGCCGGCTTGTCCGGTGTCGGCCTGACGATGACCTACTGA
- a CDS encoding NAD-dependent epimerase/dehydratase family protein, producing MSTQRIVVTGATGFLGGALVRHLLATRPWTQVVGLGRDLERGRALQAQGIEFLAVDLTDEGAVHRALRGADTVVHSAALSSPWGRREAFVAANIDATDHVVTACIARQVRRLVHISTPGIYHDGQPHHGIREDHPLPARAVNDYAATKLIAERRLFERCAVGGVSALALRPRAIFGPGDSAILPRIAQALRSGRLRRIGADDCTVDLSYIDNVVDAVVLAMDASWRLNGRVYNISNGEPVAIWDVIDRLADALSLPRPRKRMPKPVALALASTVEAFYRRFKPDSEPPLLRYGIELLSVDMTLDITRARDELGYRPRVSMDEALNKTLSELARAEARR from the coding sequence ATGAGCACGCAGCGCATCGTCGTCACCGGCGCGACCGGTTTTCTCGGCGGCGCGCTCGTGCGCCATCTGCTCGCCACGCGCCCGTGGACCCAGGTGGTCGGCCTCGGCCGCGACCTGGAGCGCGGCCGCGCGCTGCAGGCGCAGGGCATCGAATTCCTCGCCGTCGACCTCACCGACGAAGGCGCCGTGCATCGCGCCCTGCGCGGCGCCGACACCGTGGTGCATTCGGCCGCCTTGTCGAGCCCGTGGGGCCGGCGCGAGGCCTTCGTCGCGGCGAACATCGACGCCACCGATCATGTCGTGACCGCCTGCATCGCGCGGCAAGTGCGGCGCCTGGTGCATATCTCCACGCCGGGCATCTACCACGACGGCCAACCGCACCACGGCATCCGCGAAGACCACCCGCTGCCGGCGCGCGCGGTCAACGATTACGCCGCGACCAAGCTGATCGCCGAACGCCGCCTGTTCGAACGTTGCGCCGTCGGCGGGGTATCGGCGCTGGCGCTGCGGCCGCGCGCGATCTTCGGCCCCGGCGACAGCGCGATCCTGCCGCGCATCGCGCAGGCATTGCGCAGCGGCCGTTTGCGCCGGATCGGCGCGGACGATTGCACGGTCGACCTGAGCTATATCGACAACGTGGTCGATGCGGTCGTGCTGGCGATGGACGCGTCGTGGCGCTTGAACGGCCGCGTCTACAACATCAGCAACGGCGAACCGGTCGCGATCTGGGACGTGATCGACCGGCTCGCCGATGCCTTGTCGCTGCCGCGTCCGCGCAAGCGCATGCCCAAGCCGGTCGCGCTGGCATTGGCCAGCACGGTGGAAGCCTTCTATCGCCGCTTCAAACCCGACAGCGAGCCGCCGCTGCTGCGTTACGGCATCGAATTGCTGAGCGTCGACATGACTTTGGACATCACCCGCGCCCGCGACGAGCTGGGGTATCGTCCGCGCGTGAGCATGGACGAGGCCCTCAACAAAACCCTGAGCGAACTGGCGCGCGCCGAGGCACGCCGGTGA
- a CDS encoding MBL fold metallo-hydrolase, producing the protein MSGEVALTLAASGHSCADPRHLGFEAGPAMRFPAGWALIEHPVQGAILFDCGYGPSARAAMRGGLRWIYRRAIHACSSAHTDAGQLLRQRGIDAGQVRLVVISHFHPDHIGGLDQFRRARFVAHADAWNHLRELSWFGLLHAQIWKELLPDDFAARLQLLDEHGRRPLPVDWSGLGEGWDLFGDGSLHVVALPGHARGQIGLAVRTGDGERVVLAADAFWRREQLDREQALPWLTQRLAMDDATAYLDTVRRLARFRDSHPGAWVIPSHCADTLAAWRQRHPSAVLDQATGEDDLAAQEIATG; encoded by the coding sequence GTGAGCGGCGAGGTCGCGTTGACCCTGGCCGCCTCCGGCCACAGTTGCGCCGACCCGCGTCATCTGGGTTTCGAGGCCGGGCCGGCGATGCGGTTTCCCGCCGGCTGGGCGTTGATCGAACATCCGGTGCAGGGCGCGATTTTGTTCGACTGCGGCTACGGCCCGAGCGCGCGCGCCGCGATGCGCGGCGGCCTGCGCTGGATCTACCGGCGCGCGATCCACGCCTGTTCGTCCGCGCACACCGATGCCGGGCAGTTGCTGCGCCAGCGCGGCATCGACGCCGGGCAGGTGCGGCTGGTCGTGATCAGCCATTTCCATCCCGACCATATCGGCGGGCTAGATCAATTCCGTCGCGCGCGTTTCGTCGCTCATGCCGACGCCTGGAACCATCTGCGCGAACTGAGTTGGTTCGGCCTGCTGCATGCGCAGATCTGGAAGGAACTGCTGCCGGACGATTTCGCCGCGCGCCTGCAATTGCTCGACGAACACGGCCGCCGTCCGTTGCCGGTGGACTGGAGCGGGCTGGGCGAGGGCTGGGATCTGTTCGGCGACGGCAGCCTGCACGTGGTCGCCTTGCCCGGGCATGCGCGCGGCCAGATCGGCCTGGCCGTGCGCACCGGCGATGGCGAGCGCGTGGTGCTGGCCGCCGATGCGTTCTGGCGGCGCGAGCAGCTCGACCGCGAGCAAGCCTTGCCGTGGCTGACCCAGCGGCTGGCGATGGACGATGCGACGGCCTACCTCGACACCGTGCGTCGGCTCGCCCGGTTCCGCGACAGCCACCCCGGCGCCTGGGTGATCCCCTCGCATTGCGCCGACACTCTGGCCGCGTGGCGGCAGCGGCATCCGTCGGCGGTGCTGGATCAGGCCACGGGCGAGGACGATCTGGCGGCGCAAGAGATCGCGACCGGCTGA
- a CDS encoding TetR/AcrR family transcriptional regulator, protein MDSPTPTKRGRPRKTAAPKRAPGRPAAADNPDLRARLLDAAIACYVRHGIAATSLRAIATEAGVNPALLHYYFGDKQQLQDAVSSERLVPVFLSLRDGLMGEGKDVFDLIGGFVAGIGRIVALHPWLPSLWVREVLCEGGALRESVLFRQIGPVLPRMMAKRFAQAQAEGRINADLDPRLLMVSLIGLTLFPAASAPIWRHMFDADDLDLEAQRRHALALLDRGLTP, encoded by the coding sequence ATGGATTCCCCGACCCCCACCAAGCGTGGCCGCCCGCGTAAGACCGCCGCGCCCAAGCGCGCGCCCGGGCGCCCGGCCGCGGCCGACAATCCCGATTTGCGCGCGCGCCTGCTCGATGCCGCGATCGCCTGCTACGTCCGCCACGGCATCGCCGCGACCTCGCTGCGCGCGATCGCCACCGAGGCCGGGGTCAACCCGGCCCTGTTGCACTACTACTTCGGCGATAAACAGCAATTGCAGGACGCGGTCAGCAGCGAGCGCCTGGTGCCGGTGTTCCTGAGCCTGCGCGATGGCCTGATGGGCGAGGGCAAGGACGTGTTCGACCTGATCGGCGGTTTCGTCGCAGGCATCGGCCGCATCGTCGCCCTGCATCCGTGGCTGCCGTCGTTGTGGGTGCGCGAGGTGCTGTGCGAAGGCGGCGCGTTGCGCGAAAGCGTCCTGTTCCGGCAGATCGGCCCGGTGCTGCCGCGGATGATGGCCAAGCGCTTCGCCCAGGCTCAGGCCGAGGGCCGGATCAACGCCGATCTGGACCCGCGCCTGCTGATGGTCAGCCTGATCGGGCTGACTTTGTTTCCGGCCGCGAGCGCGCCGATCTGGCGGCATATGTTCGACGCGGACGATCTCGATCTGGAAGCCCAGCGCCGGCATGCGCTGGCCTTGCTCGACCGGGGTTTGACGCCATGA